Proteins encoded together in one Microcebus murinus isolate Inina chromosome 18, M.murinus_Inina_mat1.0, whole genome shotgun sequence window:
- the ZPBP2 gene encoding zona pellucida-binding protein 2 isoform X1, translating to MRAWVLFSAVLCCLAVVGWQRSSLFHKKDFVYGLRGHPVKIYVKLHQDTPVLICMDVKHAKKEIVDPTYIWIGPNENTLTENQRINITKTGELIVKDFVEPLSGLYTCTFSYKTVKAETQEETSVKKRYDFMIFAYREPDYSYQMAVRFTTKSCLGRYNDLLFRVLKKILDNLMSDLSCHVIEPSYKCHSVEIPERGLIHELFIAFQVNPFAPGWRGTCNQSVDCEDITNNNVLQARNRIEEFFRSQADIFSHNFNKTLPAMHFVNHSFQVERLDSCRPGFGKNEGLHSNCASCCVVCSPGTFSPDVAVICQTCISIHVYGAKSCP from the exons ATGCGAGCGTGGGTCCTCTTCTCCGCGGTGCTCTGCTGCCTCGCAGTAG TTGGATGGCAGCGTTCCTCCTTATTCCATAAGAAAGACTTCGTGTATGGCCTGCGAGGACACCCAG tgaaaatatatgtgaaattacATCAAGATACCCCAGTCCTTATCTGTATGGATGTTAAACATGCTAAGAAAGAAATAGTGGACCCCACCTACATTTGGATTGGGCCTAATGAAAATACATTAACAg AAAATCAACGaataaatataactaaaacaGGAGAGCTGATAGTGAAAGATTTTGTGGAGCCTTTGTCTGGACTTTACACATGTACTTTTTCTTACAAAACTGTCAAAGCAGAAACCCAAGAAGAAACATCAGTGAAAAAGAGATATGACTTTATGATCTTTG cctatcGGGAACCTGATTATTCTTATCAGATGGCTGTTCGTTTTACCACAAAGTCTTGTCTAGGAAGATATAATGACCTTCTCTTTAGAGTGCTGAAGAAAATCTTGGATAATCTAATGTCTGATTTGTCATGCCATGTCATAGAACCATCATATAAATGCCATTCTGTTGAAATTCCAGAACGTGGCCTCATACATGAGCTATTTATAGCCTTTCAag TTAATCCTTTTGCTCCAGGGTGGAGAGGTACATGCAATCAATCTGTTGACTGTGAAGATATCACTAATAATAATGTCCTCCAG gcAAGAAATCGAATAGAAGAATTTTTTCGGAGTCaagcagatattttctcccacaACTTTAATAAAACTCTACCAGCTATGCATTTTGTGAACCACAGTTTTCAAGTAGAACGTCTGGATAGCTGTAGACCAGGCTTTGGAAAAAATGAAGGTCTACACAGTAATTGCGCTAGCTGTTGtg TGGTTTGTAGTCCTGGGACTTTTAGTCCTGATGTTGCTGTTATTTGTCAGACCTGCATTTCCATCCATGTCTACGGAGCTAAATCTTGCCCATAA
- the ZPBP2 gene encoding zona pellucida-binding protein 2 isoform X2, with the protein MDVKHAKKEIVDPTYIWIGPNENTLTENQRINITKTGELIVKDFVEPLSGLYTCTFSYKTVKAETQEETSVKKRYDFMIFAYREPDYSYQMAVRFTTKSCLGRYNDLLFRVLKKILDNLMSDLSCHVIEPSYKCHSVEIPERGLIHELFIAFQVNPFAPGWRGTCNQSVDCEDITNNNVLQARNRIEEFFRSQADIFSHNFNKTLPAMHFVNHSFQVERLDSCRPGFGKNEGLHSNCASCCVVCSPGTFSPDVAVICQTCISIHVYGAKSCP; encoded by the exons ATGGATGTTAAACATGCTAAGAAAGAAATAGTGGACCCCACCTACATTTGGATTGGGCCTAATGAAAATACATTAACAg AAAATCAACGaataaatataactaaaacaGGAGAGCTGATAGTGAAAGATTTTGTGGAGCCTTTGTCTGGACTTTACACATGTACTTTTTCTTACAAAACTGTCAAAGCAGAAACCCAAGAAGAAACATCAGTGAAAAAGAGATATGACTTTATGATCTTTG cctatcGGGAACCTGATTATTCTTATCAGATGGCTGTTCGTTTTACCACAAAGTCTTGTCTAGGAAGATATAATGACCTTCTCTTTAGAGTGCTGAAGAAAATCTTGGATAATCTAATGTCTGATTTGTCATGCCATGTCATAGAACCATCATATAAATGCCATTCTGTTGAAATTCCAGAACGTGGCCTCATACATGAGCTATTTATAGCCTTTCAag TTAATCCTTTTGCTCCAGGGTGGAGAGGTACATGCAATCAATCTGTTGACTGTGAAGATATCACTAATAATAATGTCCTCCAG gcAAGAAATCGAATAGAAGAATTTTTTCGGAGTCaagcagatattttctcccacaACTTTAATAAAACTCTACCAGCTATGCATTTTGTGAACCACAGTTTTCAAGTAGAACGTCTGGATAGCTGTAGACCAGGCTTTGGAAAAAATGAAGGTCTACACAGTAATTGCGCTAGCTGTTGtg TGGTTTGTAGTCCTGGGACTTTTAGTCCTGATGTTGCTGTTATTTGTCAGACCTGCATTTCCATCCATGTCTACGGAGCTAAATCTTGCCCATAA